A portion of the Pseudomonas sp. GR 6-02 genome contains these proteins:
- the urtB gene encoding urea ABC transporter permease subunit UrtB, with the protein MPTAFYRLILAIALLLPMVTHAGDAEDFVAANPVQQAKLLETWAAQPDPARIELINALQQGELTIDGQPKTLRLNNRLRGLIDTALASHQLLAADAKTRLAAAQQLQKSAKPAQLKFLDQQLTSEQDETVHAALSLALANLQLVDSDPAVRLAAVRLLGETGDPLARTRLEGLLEPGVEADASVHTAAETSLAQVKRKLLIGEMLGQAFSGMSLGSILLLAALGLAITFGLLGVINMAHGEMLMLGAYSTYVVQLMFQRFAPQAIEFYPLIALPVAFFVTAAIGMALERTVIRHLYGRPLETLLATWGISLMLIQLVRLVFGAQNVEVANPAWLSGGIQVLPNLVLPYNRIVIIAFALFVVVLTWLLLNKTRLGLNVRAVTQNRNMAACCGVPTGRVDMLAFGLGSGIAGLGGVALSQIGNVGPDLGQSYIIDSFLVVVLGGVGQLAGSVLAAFGLGIANKILEPQIGAVLGKILILALIILFIQKRPQGLFALKGRVID; encoded by the coding sequence ATGCCCACTGCCTTTTACCGCTTGATCCTTGCCATCGCACTGTTACTGCCGATGGTCACCCACGCCGGCGACGCCGAAGACTTCGTCGCGGCCAATCCCGTGCAGCAAGCCAAGCTTCTGGAAACCTGGGCCGCGCAGCCCGATCCGGCCCGTATCGAACTGATCAACGCCCTGCAACAAGGCGAGCTGACCATCGATGGCCAACCGAAAACCCTGCGCCTGAACAATCGCCTGCGGGGCCTGATCGACACCGCTTTGGCCAGCCACCAATTGCTCGCCGCCGACGCCAAAACCCGTCTGGCCGCCGCGCAGCAATTGCAGAAAAGCGCCAAACCGGCGCAGCTGAAATTCCTCGACCAGCAGCTGACCAGCGAACAAGACGAAACCGTTCACGCCGCCCTGAGCCTGGCCTTGGCCAATCTGCAACTGGTCGACAGTGACCCCGCCGTGCGCCTCGCCGCCGTGCGTTTGCTCGGCGAAACCGGCGACCCGCTGGCCCGCACCCGCCTCGAAGGCTTGCTCGAACCCGGCGTCGAAGCCGACGCCAGTGTGCACACCGCCGCCGAAACCAGCCTGGCCCAGGTCAAACGCAAACTGCTGATCGGTGAGATGCTCGGTCAGGCCTTCAGTGGCATGTCCCTGGGTTCGATTCTGCTGCTCGCGGCATTGGGCTTGGCGATCACCTTCGGCCTGCTCGGGGTGATCAACATGGCCCACGGCGAGATGCTGATGCTCGGCGCGTACTCGACGTACGTGGTGCAGCTGATGTTCCAGCGCTTCGCCCCACAAGCCATCGAGTTCTATCCGCTGATTGCGCTGCCGGTGGCGTTTTTCGTTACCGCCGCCATCGGCATGGCGCTGGAGCGCACGGTGATTCGCCACCTCTACGGCCGCCCGCTGGAAACCCTGCTCGCCACGTGGGGCATCAGCCTGATGCTGATCCAGTTGGTGCGGTTGGTGTTCGGTGCGCAGAACGTCGAAGTGGCCAACCCGGCGTGGTTGTCGGGCGGGATCCAGGTACTGCCCAACCTGGTGCTGCCATACAACCGCATCGTGATCATCGCGTTTGCCTTGTTTGTGGTGGTGCTGACCTGGCTGCTGTTGAACAAGACGCGCCTTGGCTTGAACGTGCGCGCCGTCACCCAGAACCGCAACATGGCGGCGTGCTGCGGGGTGCCGACCGGGCGTGTCGACATGCTCGCCTTCGGCTTAGGCTCGGGCATCGCCGGCCTCGGTGGCGTGGCGCTCAGCCAGATCGGCAACGTCGGCCCGGACCTCGGCCAGAGCTACATCATCGATTCGTTCCTGGTGGTGGTGCTCGGCGGTGTCGGTCAATTGGCCGGCAGCGTGTTGGCTGCATTCGGCCTGGGCATCGCCAACAAGATTCTCGAACCGCAGATC
- the urtA gene encoding urea ABC transporter substrate-binding protein, whose translation MKRRSLIKAFTLTASIAAMGMTWTVQAAETIKVGILHSLSGTMAISETSLKDMALMTIDEINAKGGVNGKMLEPVVVDPASNWPLFAEKGRQLLTQDKVAVVFGCWTSVSRKSVLPVFEELNGLLFYPVQYEGEEMSPNVFYTGAAPNQQAIPAVEYLMSEEGGSAKRYFLLGTDYVYPRTTNKILRSFLHSKGVADKDIEEVYTPFGHSDYQTIVASIKKFSAGGKTAVISTVNGDSNVPFYKELANQGLKATDVPVVAFSVGEEELRGIDTKPLVGNLAAWNYFESVENPVNKKFVDDWKAYAKKHNLPGADKAVTNDPMEATYVGIHMWAQAAEKAKSTDVDKVREALAGQTFAAPSGYTLTMDKTNHHLHKPVMIGEIQADGQFNVVWQTEGPIRAQPWSPFIPGNDKKPEYAVKSN comes from the coding sequence ATGAAGCGTCGCAGTTTGATCAAGGCTTTCACACTCACGGCAAGCATTGCCGCGATGGGCATGACCTGGACTGTCCAGGCCGCCGAGACCATCAAGGTCGGTATTCTGCATTCGTTGTCCGGGACCATGGCGATCTCTGAAACTTCGCTCAAAGACATGGCGTTGATGACCATCGACGAAATCAACGCCAAGGGCGGCGTGAACGGCAAGATGCTGGAGCCTGTGGTCGTGGACCCGGCATCGAACTGGCCGCTGTTCGCCGAAAAGGGCCGGCAGTTGCTGACCCAGGACAAGGTGGCGGTAGTGTTCGGTTGCTGGACCTCGGTGTCGCGTAAATCGGTGCTGCCGGTGTTCGAAGAGCTCAACGGCCTGCTGTTCTACCCGGTGCAATACGAAGGCGAAGAGATGTCGCCGAACGTGTTCTACACCGGCGCGGCGCCCAACCAGCAGGCGATTCCGGCAGTGGAATACCTGATGAGCGAAGAAGGCGGCAGCGCCAAGCGCTACTTCCTGCTCGGCACCGACTATGTCTACCCGCGCACCACCAACAAGATTCTGCGCTCGTTCCTGCACTCCAAAGGTGTGGCGGACAAGGATATCGAAGAGGTCTACACCCCGTTCGGCCACAGCGATTACCAGACCATCGTGGCCAGCATCAAAAAATTCTCCGCCGGTGGCAAGACGGCGGTCATCTCCACCGTCAACGGCGACTCCAACGTGCCGTTCTATAAAGAGCTGGCCAACCAGGGCCTGAAAGCCACCGACGTACCGGTCGTGGCGTTCTCCGTGGGTGAAGAAGAACTGCGCGGCATCGACACCAAACCGCTGGTGGGCAACCTCGCGGCGTGGAACTACTTTGAGTCGGTGGAAAACCCGGTGAACAAGAAGTTCGTCGATGACTGGAAAGCCTACGCCAAGAAACACAACCTGCCGGGCGCCGACAAAGCGGTGACCAACGATCCGATGGAAGCCACTTACGTTGGCATCCACATGTGGGCGCAAGCCGCCGAGAAGGCCAAATCCACCGACGTCGACAAAGTCCGCGAAGCCCTGGCCGGCCAGACCTTTGCCGCACCATCCGGCTACACCCTGACCATGGACAAGACCAACCACCACCTGCACAAGCCAGTGATGATCGGCGAGATTCAGGCCGACGGTCAGTTCAACGTGGTGTGGCAGACCGAAGGGCCGATCCGCGCCCAACCGTGGAGCCCGTTCATTCCGGGCAACGACAAGAAGCCGGAGTATGCGGTGAAGAGCAACTGA
- a CDS encoding DUF6124 family protein: MDKLIPDPPFNTTTPNAEVSRNEELLKDREAIKRALDYYLDPPAPYTEKPRRPSTMFIVAPNMDTESLLAHAYESLATASVLASDFANDLTAPQRYTALAIQQSIMLAELAVNRALDNVDPA; encoded by the coding sequence ATGGACAAATTAATTCCCGACCCACCCTTCAACACCACCACCCCCAACGCCGAAGTCTCGCGCAACGAAGAATTACTCAAGGATCGCGAAGCCATAAAACGCGCCCTCGACTACTATCTCGATCCCCCGGCGCCCTACACCGAAAAACCCCGCCGCCCCAGCACCATGTTCATCGTCGCACCGAATATGGATACCGAAAGCCTGCTGGCCCACGCCTACGAATCGTTAGCCACGGCGAGTGTCCTGGCCAGCGATTTCGCCAACGACCTGACCGCCCCGCAGCGCTACACGGCGCTGGCGATTCAACAGAGCATCATGCTGGCGGAGCTGGCGGTGAACCGGGCGCTGGATAACGTCGACCCAGCGTAG
- a CDS encoding FecCD family ABC transporter permease, whose amino-acid sequence MIDRRYALLLIGLGVLLLMSCVVSLGFGPARVPVDVVWRILLHKAFGVGEQNWTAGQEHIVWLIRVPRMLLGALVGAGLALIGAVLQAVTRNPLADPHLLGVTSGATLGAVIVVLHVGEIVGLLTLPIAAFTGALLSMLVVLMIANRHGRLDSDRLLLCGVAVSFVMMAIANLLLFLGDHRASSAVMFWMLGGLGLARWELLAVPAASVLLGLVLLLGMARPLNALMAGEQTAVTLGLNARTVRLRVFLIASLMTGVLVSISGSIGFVGLMVPHIARRLVGAEHRRLLPVCVLLGSLFLVWVDVAARTLIAPEDLPIGVATAAIGGLFFIGLMRRR is encoded by the coding sequence ATGATCGACCGTCGCTATGCCTTGTTGCTGATCGGCCTCGGCGTGCTGTTGCTGATGTCGTGTGTGGTGTCGCTGGGTTTTGGCCCGGCGCGGGTGCCGGTGGACGTGGTGTGGCGGATTCTGCTGCACAAGGCGTTCGGTGTTGGCGAGCAGAACTGGACGGCCGGACAGGAACACATCGTCTGGCTGATCCGCGTGCCGCGCATGTTGCTCGGCGCGCTGGTGGGCGCCGGCCTGGCGCTGATCGGTGCGGTGCTGCAAGCGGTGACGCGCAATCCATTGGCCGATCCGCACTTGTTAGGCGTGACCTCCGGCGCGACCCTCGGCGCGGTGATCGTGGTGTTGCATGTCGGTGAAATCGTCGGCCTGCTGACCTTGCCCATCGCGGCGTTTACCGGCGCGCTGCTGAGCATGCTGGTCGTGCTGATGATCGCCAACCGTCATGGGCGGCTGGACAGTGATCGGCTGCTGCTGTGCGGTGTCGCGGTGTCATTCGTGATGATGGCAATCGCCAACCTGCTGCTGTTTCTGGGCGACCATCGCGCCAGTTCGGCGGTGATGTTCTGGATGCTCGGTGGCCTCGGGCTGGCGCGTTGGGAGTTGCTCGCCGTGCCCGCCGCGAGTGTGTTGCTCGGGTTGGTGTTGTTGCTGGGCATGGCCCGGCCGTTGAATGCGTTGATGGCCGGTGAACAGACCGCCGTGACCCTGGGTCTCAATGCCCGCACTGTGCGGCTGCGGGTGTTTTTGATTGCCTCGCTGATGACGGGAGTGCTGGTGTCGATCAGCGGCTCGATTGGTTTTGTCGGGCTGATGGTGCCGCACATTGCACGACGGTTGGTGGGGGCCGAGCATCGACGGTTACTGCCGGTGTGCGTGTTGTTGGGCAGCCTGTTCCTGGTCTGGGTCGACGTAGCCGCACGAACCTTGATCGCCCCGGAAGACCTGCCCATCGGCGTCGCCACCGCCGCGATTGGCGGGCTGTTCTTCATCGGCCTGATGCGCCGGCGCTGA
- a CDS encoding ABC transporter substrate-binding protein yields MTLRSLLCVALLLGSAHAFAEATKYPLTVQSCNRAVTFKQAPKHAVSHDINMTQMMLALGLKPRMAGYSGVTGWKSVTPQMQTILDGLPELAAKYPSVETLLNANVDFFFAGWDYGMRVGGDLTPQTLQPLGINVYELTESCAFVMKRPPASLEDTYNDLRNLGKIFDVQDRANAVIARMQAQVAEVRQDLPADKPRVFLYDSGEDRAMTSGRLGMPQALIDAAGGRNILDDVEASWTRVNWENVVERNPQVIVIVDYGEVTAEQKEQFLLNNQALQSVDAIKNQRFIVIPYVQATPGIDNVLAVETLAKGFHGE; encoded by the coding sequence ATGACTTTGCGTTCCCTGCTTTGCGTCGCGTTGTTGCTGGGCAGTGCCCATGCCTTCGCCGAGGCCACGAAATACCCGCTGACCGTCCAGAGCTGCAACCGCGCAGTCACCTTCAAGCAAGCGCCGAAACACGCGGTCAGCCACGACATCAACATGACCCAGATGATGCTCGCCCTCGGTCTCAAACCCAGGATGGCCGGCTACAGCGGCGTGACCGGATGGAAATCGGTGACGCCCCAGATGCAGACCATCCTCGATGGCTTGCCGGAGCTGGCAGCCAAGTATCCGTCGGTGGAAACCCTGCTCAACGCCAACGTCGATTTCTTCTTCGCCGGTTGGGACTACGGCATGCGCGTCGGTGGTGACCTCACGCCGCAAACCCTGCAACCGCTGGGGATTAACGTCTACGAGCTCACCGAGTCCTGCGCGTTCGTGATGAAGCGCCCACCCGCGAGCCTGGAAGACACCTACAACGACCTGCGCAACCTCGGCAAAATCTTCGACGTGCAAGACCGCGCCAACGCCGTGATCGCCCGGATGCAGGCGCAAGTCGCCGAAGTGCGCCAGGATCTGCCAGCGGATAAGCCTCGGGTATTTCTCTACGACAGCGGTGAAGACCGGGCCATGACCTCCGGGCGCCTGGGCATGCCGCAGGCGCTGATTGACGCGGCCGGCGGGCGCAACATTCTCGATGACGTCGAGGCGAGCTGGACCCGGGTCAACTGGGAAAACGTGGTCGAGCGCAATCCGCAGGTGATCGTGATCGTCGATTACGGCGAAGTCACCGCTGAACAGAAGGAGCAGTTTTTGCTGAACAACCAGGCCCTGCAATCGGTGGACGCGATCAAGAACCAGCGCTTCATCGTCATTCCTTACGTACAGGCCACCCCGGGGATCGACAACGTGCTGGCGGTCGAAACCCTGGCCAAGGGTTTCCACGGCGAATGA
- a CDS encoding ABC transporter ATP-binding protein: protein MTSLNLTNLAWTPLGHGHCHHQFQLRDASLHVAAGEFVGLIGPNGSGKTSLLRCAYRFSKPEHGEIKLDHHNVWKQSSRWCAQRIAVVLQEFPDAFGLTVDEVVAMGRTPHKGLFDGDTVHDRNLAAHALESVGLKGFEDHAFATLSGGEKQRVILARALAQQPQLLILDEPTNHLDPRYQLELLQLVKRLQIGTLASIHDLNLAAAFCDRLYVIHHGRIVASGTPKEVLTTHLLHNVFGVDALIDDHPLHGYPRITWITQP, encoded by the coding sequence ATGACCTCGCTGAACCTCACCAACCTCGCCTGGACACCCCTGGGCCACGGCCACTGCCATCACCAGTTTCAGCTGCGTGACGCCTCCTTGCACGTGGCTGCCGGTGAGTTCGTCGGGTTGATCGGCCCCAACGGCAGCGGTAAAACCAGCCTGCTGCGGTGCGCTTATCGCTTCAGCAAACCGGAACATGGCGAGATAAAACTCGACCATCACAACGTCTGGAAGCAGTCCTCACGCTGGTGTGCGCAACGCATCGCCGTGGTGTTGCAGGAATTTCCCGACGCCTTCGGCCTGACCGTCGATGAAGTGGTCGCCATGGGCCGCACGCCGCACAAAGGACTGTTCGACGGCGACACCGTGCACGACCGCAACCTCGCGGCCCACGCCCTGGAATCAGTCGGCCTCAAGGGCTTCGAAGACCACGCCTTCGCCACCCTGTCCGGCGGTGAAAAGCAGCGCGTGATCCTCGCCCGCGCCCTGGCCCAGCAACCGCAATTGCTGATCCTCGATGAACCGACCAATCATCTCGACCCGCGCTATCAACTGGAACTGCTGCAACTGGTCAAACGCCTGCAGATCGGCACATTGGCGAGCATCCACGACCTCAATCTGGCGGCAGCCTTCTGCGATCGGCTGTACGTGATCCATCACGGTCGCATCGTGGCCAGTGGCACCCCCAAAGAAGTCCTGACCACACACCTTTTGCACAACGTGTTCGGCGTCGACGCCCTGATCGATGACCATCCCTTGCACGGCTACCCACGAATCACCTGGATAACCCAACCATGA
- a CDS encoding PepSY-associated TM helix domain-containing protein: MKQPKPNFYNLAWRWHFYAGLFVAPFMVMLALTGIVYLFKPQLDPLMYGSLMNIPAGHHTVAADDLLKRVKEAYPQARIKQYLPPVNAERSAQFVVINEGHELNVFIDPYHGDILGEQDAKNNLQALARSIHGELMIGTVGDRLVELAAGWGVVLVVSGVFLWWPRGQYAGVLWPRLSRRGRVLWRDLHAVTGFWGSALLLVMLLSGMTWTGFWGKQYADLWNRFPVAMWNDVPKSDVEARSLNSATRQTVPWAMENTPMPMSGDHAEHMAHASTQAGPAAPTISLQDVQNIAVQRKVEPGYSITFPTTATGVFTIAVFADDPRNDATLHVDQYTGDVLADVRWQHYSNVARATEVGVMLHEGKMFGPFNQIIVLLICLMILLSAVSGVVIWWKRRPQGKFGVPPLRHDLPKWKTAMVIMFALAVMFPLVGASLVVVWLLDWGLLSRLGRQIESTSPSS; encoded by the coding sequence GTGAAACAGCCCAAACCGAATTTCTACAACCTGGCCTGGCGTTGGCATTTCTACGCCGGCCTGTTCGTCGCGCCGTTCATGGTGATGCTGGCCCTGACCGGCATCGTCTACCTGTTCAAACCGCAACTCGATCCATTGATGTACGGCAGCCTGATGAACATCCCGGCCGGTCATCACACCGTGGCCGCCGACGACCTGCTCAAACGGGTGAAAGAGGCGTATCCACAGGCCCGGATCAAACAATACCTGCCGCCGGTCAACGCTGAACGCAGCGCGCAATTCGTGGTGATCAATGAAGGTCATGAACTGAACGTGTTCATCGATCCGTACCACGGCGACATCCTCGGCGAGCAGGATGCGAAGAACAATCTGCAGGCGCTCGCACGCTCGATTCACGGCGAGTTGATGATCGGCACCGTCGGTGATCGGCTGGTGGAGCTGGCCGCCGGATGGGGTGTGGTGTTGGTGGTCTCCGGGGTATTTTTGTGGTGGCCGCGTGGTCAGTACGCCGGCGTGCTGTGGCCGCGCCTCAGCCGTCGCGGACGTGTGCTGTGGCGTGACTTGCACGCAGTGACCGGGTTCTGGGGCTCGGCGCTTTTGCTGGTGATGCTGCTCAGCGGCATGACCTGGACCGGCTTCTGGGGCAAGCAATACGCCGACCTCTGGAACCGCTTTCCGGTCGCCATGTGGAATGACGTGCCCAAGTCCGACGTCGAGGCCCGCAGCCTCAACAGCGCCACACGCCAGACCGTGCCGTGGGCCATGGAAAACACGCCGATGCCAATGTCTGGCGACCATGCCGAACACATGGCTCACGCCAGCACGCAAGCCGGCCCGGCGGCGCCGACCATCAGCCTGCAAGACGTGCAAAACATTGCCGTGCAGCGCAAGGTCGAGCCTGGCTACAGCATTACCTTCCCGACCACCGCGACCGGTGTGTTCACCATCGCGGTGTTCGCCGACGACCCGCGCAACGACGCCACCCTGCACGTCGACCAGTACACCGGCGACGTCCTCGCCGACGTGCGCTGGCAGCATTACAGCAACGTCGCCCGCGCCACGGAGGTCGGCGTGATGCTGCACGAAGGCAAGATGTTCGGCCCGTTCAATCAGATCATCGTGCTGCTGATCTGCCTGATGATTTTGCTCAGCGCCGTCAGCGGCGTGGTGATCTGGTGGAAGCGTCGGCCACAGGGCAAGTTCGGTGTGCCACCGTTGCGTCACGACCTGCCGAAATGGAAAACCGCAATGGTCATCATGTTCGCCCTGGCGGTGATGTTTCCGTTGGTGGGGGCTTCGCTGGTTGTCGTGTGGCTATTGGATTGGGGGCTGCTGTCGCGCCTGGGCCGGCAAATTGAATCCACCTCACCTTCATCATGA
- a CDS encoding TonB-dependent copper receptor, whose protein sequence is MEIFMSRFSADTRLGAAQAFFALNPSRVRFRHATAALCGLLLTPMVLADEHAGHTEELSPTVITAIAPSSPLTVVTNPKEPRQPVPASDGGDYLKTIPGFALVRNGGTNGDPVLRGMFGSRLNILTNGSMMLGACPGRMDAPTSYISPETYDKLTVIKGPQTVLWGPGASAGTILFDREPESFGELGTRVNASVLAGSNGRFDKVVDAAAGGPLGYVRVIGNTAHSDDYKDGNNDTVPSRYDKWNGDVAVGWTPNADTLLELTAGKGDGEARYAGRGMDGSQFLRESLGLRFEQSNIGEVLDKVEAQVYYNYADHVMDNYTLRTPSGTGMMAGPMASNVDRRTLGARIKATWRWADVQLISGLDAQTNEHRQRSAMGVDAYKDVPRNKDADFHNYGVFSELTWYAADRDRLITGARLDRASAKDYRQTIGSGMMARPNPTADDTRADTLPSGFVRYEHDLADSPTTLYAGLGHAQRFPDYWELFSPKSGPAGSVNAFDAIKPEKTTQLDFGLQYKTADLEAWASGYVGQVRDYILFNYTPGMMGMTSQAENIDARIMGGELGAAYKLTANWKADATLAYAWGKNSSDGTALPQMPPLDARFGLTYSEDNWSAGALWRVVAAQNRIDRNKGNVVGKDFDKSSGFGVFSLNGAYRINKNWKVSSGVDNLFGKAYAEHLNLAGNAGFGFPANDPQAINEPGRTLWTKVDMSF, encoded by the coding sequence ATGGAAATTTTCATGTCCAGGTTTTCTGCTGACACACGTTTGGGCGCTGCCCAGGCTTTTTTTGCCCTGAACCCATCCCGCGTTCGCTTCAGGCACGCCACCGCTGCTCTTTGCGGCTTGTTGCTGACGCCAATGGTGCTGGCCGATGAACACGCCGGCCACACCGAAGAACTGAGCCCGACGGTGATCACCGCCATCGCGCCGAGCTCGCCGCTGACTGTCGTCACCAACCCCAAGGAGCCGCGCCAACCGGTGCCGGCCAGCGACGGTGGTGATTATCTGAAGACCATCCCCGGCTTCGCGCTGGTGCGCAACGGCGGCACCAACGGCGACCCGGTGCTGCGCGGCATGTTCGGTTCGCGCCTGAATATCCTCACCAACGGCAGCATGATGCTCGGCGCCTGCCCCGGCCGGATGGACGCGCCGACCTCGTACATCTCACCGGAAACCTACGACAAACTCACCGTGATCAAAGGCCCGCAAACCGTGCTCTGGGGCCCCGGCGCATCGGCCGGCACCATCCTGTTCGACCGGGAGCCGGAAAGCTTCGGCGAACTCGGCACCCGGGTGAATGCCAGCGTATTGGCCGGCTCCAACGGCCGCTTCGACAAAGTGGTGGACGCCGCCGCTGGCGGGCCGCTGGGTTACGTGCGCGTGATCGGCAACACCGCGCACTCCGATGACTACAAGGACGGCAACAACGACACCGTGCCCTCGCGCTACGACAAGTGGAACGGCGATGTTGCTGTCGGCTGGACGCCGAACGCCGACACCCTGCTGGAATTGACTGCCGGCAAGGGCGACGGCGAAGCCCGTTACGCCGGGCGCGGCATGGACGGTTCACAGTTCTTGCGCGAAAGCCTGGGCCTGCGCTTCGAGCAGTCGAACATCGGTGAGGTGCTGGATAAGGTCGAGGCGCAGGTCTACTACAACTACGCCGACCACGTGATGGACAACTACACCCTGCGCACGCCGTCCGGCACCGGGATGATGGCCGGCCCGATGGCTTCCAACGTCGACCGCCGGACTCTCGGCGCGCGGATCAAAGCCACCTGGCGCTGGGCCGATGTGCAATTGATCAGTGGCCTGGATGCGCAGACCAACGAGCACCGCCAACGCAGCGCCATGGGCGTCGACGCCTACAAGGATGTGCCGCGCAACAAGGACGCCGACTTCCACAACTACGGCGTGTTCAGCGAACTGACCTGGTACGCCGCCGACCGTGATCGGCTGATCACCGGCGCACGACTGGACCGTGCTTCGGCCAAGGATTATCGGCAGACCATCGGCTCCGGGATGATGGCCCGCCCCAACCCGACCGCCGACGACACCCGCGCCGACACCCTGCCCAGCGGTTTCGTGCGTTACGAGCATGACCTGGCCGACAGCCCGACCACGCTGTATGCGGGCCTCGGCCATGCCCAGCGTTTCCCGGATTACTGGGAGCTGTTTTCACCCAAGTCCGGCCCTGCCGGTTCGGTGAATGCGTTCGACGCGATCAAGCCGGAGAAAACCACCCAGCTCGACTTCGGCCTGCAATACAAGACCGCCGACCTCGAAGCCTGGGCCTCGGGATATGTCGGGCAGGTGCGTGACTACATCCTGTTCAACTACACGCCGGGAATGATGGGCATGACCTCGCAAGCCGAGAACATCGACGCGCGAATCATGGGCGGCGAACTCGGTGCAGCCTACAAACTGACGGCCAACTGGAAAGCCGATGCGACCCTGGCCTATGCCTGGGGCAAGAACAGCAGCGACGGCACTGCCCTGCCGCAAATGCCACCGCTGGATGCACGTTTCGGCCTGACCTACAGCGAAGACAACTGGAGCGCCGGCGCCTTGTGGCGGGTGGTCGCGGCGCAAAACCGCATCGACCGGAACAAGGGCAACGTGGTCGGCAAAGACTTCGACAAAAGCTCGGGGTTCGGCGTGTTCTCGCTCAACGGCGCGTACCGGATCAACAAGAACTGGAAGGTCAGCAGCGGCGTCGACAACTTGTTCGGCAAGGCCTACGCCGAACACCTGAACCTGGCCGGTAACGCCGGTTTCGGCTTCCCGGCCAATGATCCGCAAGCCATCAACGAACCGGGGCGCACGCTCTGGACCAAGGTCGACATGAGCTTCTAA
- a CDS encoding DUF2946 domain-containing protein — protein MRLHSARPSVRRRQSMSLTRGSWISLFAMLMIFIGPLISQSMPMDSRAAASSMAIGMSMNMSMDMGSDMSAMEHADHDAQPVAEHCRPTAEHHALWEKCGYCSLLFNCPALTGGASFTAFDTPPATTFTTPATRLGHARQTFFPGARTRAPPIVA, from the coding sequence ATGCGCCTGCATAGCGCCAGGCCATCCGTGCGCCGCCGTCAGTCAATGAGCCTGACCCGCGGCAGCTGGATCAGCCTGTTCGCCATGCTGATGATCTTTATCGGCCCGCTGATTTCTCAGTCGATGCCGATGGATTCGCGCGCGGCTGCTTCGAGCATGGCGATAGGCATGTCCATGAACATGTCGATGGACATGGGCTCGGACATGTCGGCGATGGAGCACGCCGACCACGACGCACAACCGGTTGCCGAACACTGCCGGCCGACAGCCGAACATCACGCGCTGTGGGAAAAATGCGGCTATTGCAGCCTGCTGTTCAATTGCCCAGCGCTCACCGGTGGCGCTTCATTCACCGCGTTCGACACCCCGCCCGCCACCACCTTCACCACACCCGCCACCCGCCTGGGCCACGCCCGGCAAACCTTCTTCCCTGGCGCCCGCACCCGCGCCCCGCCCATCGTCGCGTAA
- a CDS encoding copper chaperone PCu(A)C — translation MLNKLIVLAALLLPACFANAHEYKVGELEIAHPWSQELPPNAPTVAAYFVIHNSGKTADRLLSVGSPISGKAELHEHVMQNDLMKMQQVPDVEIPAGGEVTFAPMAYHVMLLELRDRSLLSDGKRFPLTLHFEKSGDVTVEVSVQKKAPDSMQAHMHAQ, via the coding sequence ATGTTGAACAAACTCATCGTCCTGGCTGCGTTGCTGCTGCCTGCCTGTTTTGCCAATGCCCACGAATACAAGGTTGGCGAACTTGAGATCGCCCATCCGTGGTCGCAGGAGTTGCCGCCCAACGCGCCCACCGTCGCGGCGTATTTCGTGATTCACAACAGCGGCAAAACCGCTGATCGGCTGCTCAGCGTCGGCTCGCCGATATCCGGCAAGGCCGAGTTGCACGAACATGTGATGCAAAATGATCTGATGAAAATGCAGCAAGTGCCCGACGTCGAAATCCCGGCTGGCGGCGAAGTCACCTTCGCCCCGATGGCGTACCACGTGATGCTGCTGGAGCTCAGAGACCGCAGCCTGTTGAGCGACGGCAAACGCTTCCCGCTGACCCTGCACTTCGAGAAGTCCGGTGATGTAACAGTCGAGGTCTCGGTGCAGAAAAAGGCGCCGGACAGCATGCAAGCGCACATGCACGCCCAGTAA
- a CDS encoding DUF2946 domain-containing protein: MSRQRLAFAWIACFAVLFNMLAMPMSGAMAQTAKSPAEQLLWGSFCSSSGTKLVAISLGDIEQKAPQNDDHSNMQHCWCCSGSAPLVALPGHTPQLYYARFEANRSVPPATLDTPTPRQQWPSLNPRASPLV; encoded by the coding sequence ATGTCCCGACAACGGCTCGCATTTGCCTGGATCGCCTGCTTTGCAGTGCTGTTCAACATGCTCGCCATGCCGATGTCCGGAGCGATGGCGCAAACGGCGAAATCGCCGGCCGAACAGTTGCTGTGGGGCAGTTTCTGCTCTTCCAGCGGCACGAAGCTGGTGGCGATTTCCCTGGGCGACATCGAGCAGAAAGCCCCGCAGAACGACGATCATTCCAACATGCAGCATTGCTGGTGTTGCTCGGGCTCCGCGCCGTTGGTGGCGTTGCCGGGGCATACGCCGCAGTTGTATTACGCGCGATTCGAGGCCAATCGAAGCGTGCCGCCGGCCACGCTCGACACACCGACACCGCGCCAGCAATGGCCGAGTCTCAACCCCCGCGCGTCCCCTCTGGTGTGA